In Anthonomus grandis grandis chromosome 16, icAntGran1.3, whole genome shotgun sequence, a single window of DNA contains:
- the LOC126745793 gene encoding DNA-directed RNA polymerase I subunit RPA12, which yields MTDAFQKVTGFCSDCGSILPPLKSTGGVSCYTCSKNFEPQMLVDKNSEVHYTIHFNVRSVPTKNSNEQKEDEDEGPVVERKCPKCGNEKMSYATLQLRSADEGQTVFYTCTKCKFKESENS from the exons ATGACTGATGCATTCCAAAAGGTGACGGGCTTCTGCTCGGATTGCGGGTCTATTTTACCACCCTTAAAAAGTACTGGGGGAGTCAGTTGTTACACTTGCTCAAAAAATTTTGAACCGCAAA TGCTTGTGGACAAAAACTCAGAGGTGCACTACACAATACATTTTAATGTGAGATCTGTGCCAACCAAAAACTCTAACGAGCAAAAAGAAGATGAAGACGAGGGACCTGTGGTAGAACGAAAATGCCCCAAGTGTGGAAATGAAAAAATGTCTTATGCTACATTACAGTTAAGGTCTGCCGATGAAGGCCAAACTGTGTTTTATACTTGTACCAAgtgtaaatttaaagaaagtGAAAACTCATAA
- the LOC126745696 gene encoding beta-1,4-galactosyltransferase 1 yields the protein MAPRCVQLLCTLAVFVAILAVYFPTRHARHYVYISPEDAVKEIVLNRQEKIPKNLPNCSYNQVLLTSKLIDINEIGDRQKGFITPKRGGEYEPSGCIPMIKSAIIIPYRNRSEQLNIFLNYMHKFLQQQNIHYKIIVVEQNDTLPFNRAKMINFGAQYALGLNYTCLILHDVDLIPLTTGNLYGCTYRPRHMSSSLDTFRYNLPYLTLFGGAISILSNQFQSINGMSNLFYGWGGEDDDFYKRLEAINLLPYRFAPELSKYTMLMHKKQQVVDNKRFDKLENSLENMSDGLSSLNRKYSVYLEDLYTKVVSF from the coding sequence ATGGCCCCGAGATGCGTCCAACTGTTGTGCACGTTGGCCGTTTTCGTTGCAATTTTGGCTGTTTATTTCCCTACGCGACACGCCAGGCATTACGTCTACATCAGTCCCGAAGATGCCGTTAAAGAAATCGTGCTCAACCGACAGGAAAAAATCCCAAAGAATTTACCGAATTGTTCCTATAATCAAGTACTACTGACCAGTAAACTAATCGACATAAATGAAATCGGTGACAGGCAAAAGGGGTTTATAACACCGAAAAGAGGAGGCGAATATGAGCCCTCAGGATGCATACCCATGATTAAAAGTGCCATAATCATCCCATATAGGAACCGTTCTGAACaactcaacatttttttaaattacatgcACAAGTTCCTACAACAGCAGAATATACATTATAAGATTATCGTAGTAGAGCAAAATGACACGCTGCCTTTTAACAGGGCTAAAATGATCAATTTTGGGGCCCAATATGCTTTAGGATTGAACTACACTTGTCTTATATTGCATGATGTTGATCTAATCCCACTAACGACAGGTAATTTATATGGTTGTACATATAGGCCAAGGCATATGTCCAGTAGCTTGGACACTTTCCGCTATAATTTGCCATATCTTACTTTATTTGGTGGAGCCATTTCCATACTTTCCAATCAGTTTCAATCCATCAATGgaatgtcaaatttattttatggatgGGGCGGAGAAGATGATGACTTTTATAAGAGACTTGAGGCAATTAATCTGCTGCCATATCGATTTGCTCCAGAATTGAGCAAATACACCATGTTAATGCACAAGAAACAACAAGTAGTGGATAATAAAAGATTTGACAAGTTGGAAAACTCTTTGGAAAATATGTCGGATGGCTTGAGTTCTTTGAATAGAAAATACTCAGTTTATTTGGAAGATCTGTATACCAAAGTAGTCTCATTTTAA
- the LOC126745791 gene encoding small integral membrane protein 8, giving the protein MSEKQNSSTPGDGIRSLKTSSVFRVVNFELYTKPNIVIMGLGLTALTGCIGYIAYMRYKYESLGYYGAVQVDGSEQFVKKKSKWD; this is encoded by the exons ATGTCAGAGAAACAAAACTCCTCAACTCCAGGAGATGGCATACGTTCTCTGAAGACTAGTAGTGTGTTTCGCGTGGTTAATTTTGAATTGTATACTAAGCCC aACATCGTCATAATGGGTCTGGGATTAACGGCTCTCACTGGTTGTATAGGTTACATAGCCTATATGAGGTACAAATATGAAAGTCTCGGATATTATGGTGCAGTTCAAGTAGATGGCAGCGAGCAGTTTGtgaaaaagaaatctaaatgggattaa